One window of the Triticum dicoccoides isolate Atlit2015 ecotype Zavitan chromosome 3B, WEW_v2.0, whole genome shotgun sequence genome contains the following:
- the LOC119279377 gene encoding glutathione S-transferase T3-like, protein MPGKKWFPATRVKGRVNIHAQSTTVRGVQIYTSKPRSSAGENETAASSRARLEEESEELAPRSPSPKMEGDQSFLDTIGFGYTQTQPDSPIGEQATPSTQHRSAITEKGKSNKGKNWSSDEDKVLIAAWANTSLDIVGTDQNRDAYWDRISEYYNTHKESSWPERNANAINCRYTTINRETSKFCGCLQQILNREESGRTIQEKTNDAHILFKEMDLKKKKPFTLMHCYVEFSKYPKWQTREFETSLKKQKKTIDASPGTATNDPADASSVRTDATSIRTDALEHEKRPDGVKRDKRGNADDSACKLSLETVWAAKLEKDEIKEAARNARYAQQLKLRKEEIALKKNEDARNEREDARRQFELDERVMLIDTSGMTDVQKQFYQAKQKEILARGLG, encoded by the exons ATGCCCGGTAAAAAATGGTTCCCAGCGACTCGTGTAAAAGGGCGTGTAAATATCCACGCCCAGTCCACGACGGTACGAGGCgtgcaaatatacacgagcaagccACGCTCGTCAGCTGGCGAAAACGAGACGGCTGCTTCGTCCCGCGCCCGCCTGGAGGAAGAATCGGAGGAGCTCGCCCCCAGGTCGCCGTCGCCCAAG ATGGAGGGTGACCAAAGCTTCTTGGACACCATTGGTTTTGGTTACACACAAACACAACCAGATAGTCCAATTGGAGAGCAGGCAACTCCATCAACTCAGCATCGTTCTGCAATAACAGAGAAaggaaaatccaacaaaggaaaaaATTGGTCTAGTGATGAGGACAAGGTTCTCATAGCAGCATGGGCAAATACAAGTTTGGATATTGTTGGGACAGATCAAAACCGGGATGCTTATTGGGATAGAATTTCAGAGTACTACAACACACACAAGGAATCATCATGGCCGGAGCGTAATGCTAATGCAATCAATTGCCGTTACACAACGATTAATAGAGAGACCTCTAAATTTTGTGGTTGCCTTCAGCAGATTttaaatagggaagaaagtggaaGGACTATACAAGAAAAG ACAAACGATGCACACATTTTGTTCAAGGAAATGGATCTTAAAAAAAAGAAGCCTTTCACACTGATGCATTGCTATGTAGAGTTTTCGAAGTATCCAAAGTGGCAGACAAGAGAATTTGAAACTTCTCTTAAGAAACAAAAGAAGACCATTGATGCAAGTCCAGGCACAGCCACCAATGATCCGGCTGATGCATCCTCGGTACGTACTGATGCTACCTCGATACGCACTGATGCTCTTGAACATGAGAAAAGACCTGATGGTGTGAAGAGGGACAAGAGAGGTAATGCTGATGACAGTGCTTGCAAGCTGTCATTAGAAACTGTGTGGGCAGCAAAGCTAGAGAAGGATGAGATCAAAGAGGCGGCAAGAAATGCTCGCTACGCACAGCAATTGAAATTGCGAAAAGAGGAGATTGCACTCAAAAAGAATGAGGATGCACGAAACGAGAGGGAGGATGCACGGAGACAGTTTGAATTAGATGAGAGGGTCATGCTCATCGACACAAGTGGTATGACTGATGTTCAAAAGCAGTTCTATCAAGCTAAGCAGAAGGAGATCCTTGCTCGCGGCCTAGGGTAA